From the Lathyrus oleraceus cultivar Zhongwan6 chromosome 4, CAAS_Psat_ZW6_1.0, whole genome shotgun sequence genome, one window contains:
- the LOC127137678 gene encoding uncharacterized protein LOC127137678, which produces MTIPLSMVDDVAIFDLCQQHHGHNMLPVYVLFDSRTMSHNHPTRTPHWSVIDQARIASNLNNVSSTVSVVDETVIYDSPMGNVPRRSRINHQTGHPRHHHNNGTRASPPVIRVQNTRPSPVVIPVQDTSQHLTTSTTDAESICCICLVDLSNGSSTPIRLRCSHLFHSHCIQKWNSIKKTCPLCRANV; this is translated from the coding sequence ATGACGATACCACTTTCAATGGTTGATGATGTTGCTATCTTTGATTTATGTCAACAACATCACGGCCACAACATGTTACCTGTCTATGTTCTCTTTGATTCTCGTACCATGTCTCACAACCACCCAACAAGAACACCACACTGGTCTGTCATAGATCAAGCTCGTATCGCCAGCAACCTCAACAATGTTTCATCAACCGTGTCTGTGGTAGATGAAACTGTTATCTATGATTCTCCTATGGGCAATGTTCCAAGAAGATCAAGGATTAATCATCAAACGGGTCATCCCCGCCACCACCACAACAATGGTACTAGAGCTTCTCCACCTGTGATCCGTGTTCAAAATACTAGACCTTCTCCTGTGGTGATCCCTGTTCAAGATACTTCGCAACATCTCACAACATCCACAACAGATGCAGAATCCATCTGTTGCATTTGTCTTGTTGACTTGTCTAATGGTTCTTCCACGCCAATTCGGTTGCGCTGCTCTCATCTATTTCATAGCCACTGCATTCAAAAATGGAATAGCATTAAGAAAACTTGTCCACTCTGTCGCGCCAATGTTTAA